From Solanum stenotomum isolate F172 chromosome 2, ASM1918654v1, whole genome shotgun sequence:
attgaatgtacgagtatgtgaggggaaatcttaaacaagacataagcttgaactgaaactgaaagaaacacttacttCGTCGTAACTCTActaaaattatttcaatataagCGAAAGTAAGGATGCAgtataaaaaaacttttaaaatagtagatagcTACTAAacgtattgaaaaatacaataataactaagttttgtatataaaaatacaagtaactctttgattgattctctaaccgacaaccatcactacgAGTTATGTGATAATACAACGTCTAGCCCATGctgtcagaactgtcctatactttgtcggagtatagaacctactactaagttTATCCACATATCTATGATAAAAttcattaaggaatcatctaaaagtatgacccctttctacccatgttgtCTACATGCTTTATGGAGACTTTGAGTTATcagaactcgtccccatatcagtgctcaatactactcccaaaatataactagttcatatgtttaaaaacataactctttctgtggtttgagattattactcaaaaagtctttctcttaaaagagatggtactaaaactgctcatgaaaactcttttggaaatcgatatttcctctcatcttaaatgtgaaaacatttactcttgagaATACTTATTTTCcgtatattatattaaataaaatgaacttcactcttactcttattcaactcaatgctcaagtcttaaaacaagtatAAAACAAatgtaaaagactttttgaaaagactcgaagaactctaaagacttgactcttagttctacctttaatttgaatttatggattcaaggttatgattcatatttatggatgatttatAGATATTTAGAAGTCGTTTATAGTAGTTAAtatcaataggaagtgttagtacactttcgAAAGACTCAGACGGGCTAAACGACGGAAAATAGGtaggggcaggcgaccctggcgcactgCTGGTGCAGGGCACCAACCCCTAAAACTTAGAGAGAACATTTTGGTGCACTGTTGGAGTGCCACGCCAGACCTTGCTGGCGCGCCGCGCCACCCTCCCCTCAAAACATTCtgacaattttttcaactcGTTTTCTGACCTTAATTCGACtagatttgattatttttctcaatttctctttagattcagttACCCAATACATGTATACATGAATCTACCCAAAACAACTCTTAAAACTGATACGATTATCTCAAGAACTTATCAATTCCATCTTAATTCAAAACGAAAGAAAATTCAAGAACACtaatcaagaacatcaaaccttcaactttttagaatgaaattacgctgaaaataacatgatttgcatgtgggtgaactaactcAACGCTATGTGAACTGACATACCTCTTTGGGATCAatcccttggcgaaatccacaaccaaTTGTATGTAGCAGTAGTCTATCTATGTGAATTCCTCTAATTAATTGAACAATTGGACCCACTTTATATATTAATGACCCAAAGggttttctaattaatttttttattttcaatatttattactttatttgttttaatttatgtgacataattttctaaatatttttgttgttagttattaatataatattcttaacgtattttttaaacaatattTGTAGCACATGTGATATTTTGAGAGTTGATcaattttctaatttatttgcttaaatatttcaaattttttaatagttattattttgtggcacatgtgaaattttgagatttaatcaatattttaatgttatagcttaaaatattttaagttgttattattatgatttacgGGACTCTTAGTTAAGGTAatgtttaaataatatatgttactccatctgtctcaatttatgcgGCATAGGTGAAATTTCGAAAGTtagtcaaattttttatatatttcaaataactaattattgtgaattataatacttttaacgtaatttcaaataatatatgtaactCCCttagtttcaatttatgtggaaTAGGTGATATTCAGAGAGTTAACCAAATTTTTATACGtgtttctaaatattttaaattattgattattgtgatttacaaaactattttcataattttttaatttgtttgttttaaatacataatacactaaaatgaaaagtaaaataaataataatattatataattttaaatacatattatactaaaaaatgaaaaaaaatgaaagtggAAATTTGAGCACAATTAATTGACCACACGCTCCTCTAGAAAATCATTTGTACGTCAACGCGACTTTAAGCTAAGTATCCGAAATACATCAATATTGAAGAATGAAGATGATAAAATGttctttatttaaaatgatggtTCATtcgaaaaaattacaaatcgtttttattctttttcacaAAGAAGTTCATTTCAATCGCCTAACTAGTCAATGTAAAGAAAAACCTTTCattttaaatgttatttatttattcgtgttcttatgttaaaaaaacattattttttaaggtAAAACCGTTAGCtatatcattatttattttttaaggtaAAACCGTTAGCTATATGATTAATGTATATTTCATGAAGAAAAaagtgtttaatttattttaaacttaattactcacaaagaagatattttatatcttttgaatttttaattcacaataaaaaaattctgtTTATTGAGAAGGTAAATAACGATACATTATGTATATACACACcgattattatcatattttggtCCTCACGATCATCAATCTTATTACtcctaatatatataattgtggCAGCGTTTCTACTGATTGTTTTGCTAGCAATATTGTTTGGGGATGTTGGGTATGGACTGCAGATCAATATTACTGTACTTGACAATGCCACAACACAAGGCGctggtaatttttttaaaaaaatttacttgattatataaattatattgttTTGCAGTTGAAAAAAGATGTATTGTTTCCAGTTTCCTTCACgtgaaaaaagataaaattgttTAACTGTTTGTTTCATAAACAGTGTGTCTAGATGGGAGTCCACCTGCATATTACTTTGACAAGGGATTTGATACAGGACTTTCCAACTGGATTATCTTCCTTGAtgtaattacttttttttttttttttttagatttgatTGTACATTTTATTCTACATATTTGTAAAGATTGATCTTGAGCctaactcaacttcaaaagcTAGCTTATGAAGGGAAGATTGTCCAAGTCCttataaggagaccaaattcCCATCCCTTTTTCAATATGGGAATTCTTAACACTCCAATCCCCGCCATGCCAAGAGCTTGTTAACTGGAGCGTGGACACTGTAATATGAGGGGCCAACATCGGTGAACAAAAAAATTGGACACTATAATATGGGGGGCCAACATCGGTGAACTAAAAAATTGGGATGAGcgtggctctgataccatataaaGATGGATCTTGgtctaactcaacctcaaaagctagcttaTGAAGGGAGGATtttccaagtccatataaggagaccaaatttTCATCCCTTTTTCGATGTGGAAATTCTTAACAGTATTGACCAGAgatatttcatattatatatggAGGTGGATGGTGTGAAAGCATCCCCGATTGCAATAATCGTTCAATTACAGAAAAAGGATCTTCCAAGAATATGAAGAATCAATCACAATTTGCTGGGATACTTCATAGCACTCCCCGACAAAATCCAGGTGAAACTCATCGTATTTTATTTCATATGACTGTTATACTttggttttttttctttataagtATACATAGAACTTTACACACTTTAATTTATCTAACTTGCGAACGATATTGGATTAGGTAGACTTTTACAACTGGAACAGAGTGTGGGTGAATTACTGCGATGGACCATCTTTTACTGGTGATGTTGAACATGTTGATCCAGTAAGTTTATCGTAATTACATATCTCATATATATCACTCTAACATAACGTGATTTGTTTCTGATTGGAAATGTCAGGAAAATAAGCTTTATTTTAGAGGAGCAAGATTATTTAAAGTTGCTATGGTTGATTTATGGAGGAAAGGAATGCAATATGCTAAAAATGTAATATCAGCTTactgaatatttttaattaaaaggcaTGTAACacaacatgaaaaataaaaatataattaatgttAGGCAATCCTGAGTGGAACTTCCACGGGAGGGTTGGCAACAATCTTGAACTGCGACAAGTGCAAGTCCTTCTTTCCTGACAATGCTGTCAAAGTAAAGTTTGTTGCAAATGCAGGCTTCTTCATTAATGCGTGAGCTATTCTTCCATCGTCTTAATCTTTTACTCAGCTCATTTCTTGGAACTAACCTATTGTTTCATGATTTATTTATGCAGCAACACAATCTTTGGTACtccaaatattcaaaatatgtaCGAGAGAGTTGTTAATTTACATGTGTGCCCcatcattttttgtttctaaaCAAGTAGATGATGCAAATAGTTTTTTTACTGTAATAATTATCTTTGCTCTCATTTTAGGAATCGGCGAAGAGAGCTTGCACGCCAACAATGGAACCGAGTTTGGTACGTAAGAATTTATGTTTTTTGAAAACATAAACATTTTGCTGATGGAGCAATGCacctttattttaataataacatGGCTTTTCCTTAATGATGGTGCAGTGCTTCTTCCCTGAAAATATTATTCCGTATATTGAGACTCCTCTATTTATAATCAATTCAGCATATGATGCTTGGCACGTCAAGGATAGAAACATTAATTTCGCTCATTTTAAGAATTTCTctagtatgtttttaaaatttctattgAAATCCATCTAAACACATTTCTTTCAGATAAGTAATACCTTGGTTCCTTCAAACCTCGATCCTCAACATGCCTGGGAGTATTGCAGGGATCAAATAAGTAACTGCACATCTAGccaaattataaatattcaagGTTAGCATTTTTTTGGTAATCGACTTATTCATACCACCTTCCAAAAAACATAGAAGTGTAAATGGATGCATTATTTCTCCTTAATTCTAGTTAAAGTTTTTTactctattttcttttaatatagcTTTTGGAGCAGAGTTCTTGAACATACTTAAGGGACTCACCCCTTGTTACACAAGGGGTTATTTCATCACTTCTTGGCACACTCATGCACGAATTGTATTGGGGGATTATGGGTTCGATGCTACCTCTCCAAGAATACTTAATAaggtaatttttatttgtttaattcatataaaatttgaatatgtgcatttttttataaaaattatcatGTACATCTatcattcttaattttaatttaagaataaataacatattttttgtaACATTTTGTGTAGACAATTGCCGAAGCTATTGGTGATTGGTATTTTGATAGAACAACATTTCATCAACATATAGATCTGTATCCTGGTGCTAGATGTTGCAAGAGAAGTACTTGATGAAATTTAACGCTCTGCTAAGCTATGTAAAATGATTACATATTATTcgtgaattaaaaaaaattacttctcTTTAGACAATGAGATGcttaaaatattatgataatatTAGCAAAGCTGAGTTTGTAATTTCGTTgctcttctttttaaaatatttaagcgGTTAAAAGTAATGAGGCAGAcaaaatgttataaaatcaatcaattaatatataattagaaaGCTgaatagtaataaaaaaatgagGTGGTATGTCTCGTTGGGCTACatcacatttatttttttcttagaaCTTTGAATTTCTTCCCTAATTTTTTTGACTAAAAAtcttatacaaaatatatatatttttaaaaagacctGTTTTCTTGCAGCTCATTAattattgaaataataaatattttactcattccattcatttttatttgtttggtttTACTTGACacaatcattaaaaaataattatttatatgtattttactACACTTCCCCTGCCAATAAATTTTTAGTATTGggtttttaaaaatgatatggACAATTGTATTTAATGCTAGggttaaaacatgaaaaaaataattattttttcatgatatatcaacaatgacaaataaaaataaacatctattttagaattaagttacaagtaaaagtaaatgGAGAGAAAACATTTTTCCAAAACCAAATTGCATCAGCAGTGGATAGagacaaaaaatgaaaaaacataaGAACACACCGGAAATGAATCCGTAGATATTgacttttcatttcttttaattgTACTTTCTTTTAATTTCACAACgaaatatgggaaaaaatagaagtggtaaactaataatttgtcaagatccaggggtaccccctagatgtaacatggcgtatagaaccccgaaggactacatacaagccacttagatttcataacataagaaatagaacaataagagtaaaacaattgTCCAAgtctaatagttttataaaacgaaaagcggaagtctaaaacacttgtctcaatgtagccatctagtacaatagaattacattgggcctagcccatacatcatgtccaaaagagaaatacatgaaagaaactgAATTGATAAAGGTCCGTccttgaagcatgaggactcaccaaagctcagaAATCTCGAACTCAaccactagccacgaaactgagaaACCTGACTattggaccctacatttgggaaaatgtaggcaagagtatgcattagtacaaaacaatgtaccaagtatgataaccatgcttaaaaaagttaaatcatgctaaaattgacatttcatttcatgacatgcaattgaccaagctaaaacatgatatgaAAGAGTTAGAAACACAAGTCATAAaaccatggtcaatgcaagctaacatcatttttaaaacctttgaactgaTATGCAacacttcttgaagtaaccttagttaattattaatgtgggaattagccttaaccaacatagagaccatgtgagctataacatgctCCCCCAATGTCTCCCACACTGGAAAGGGTTGTTATACTTGCCAAGgaaaggaccatgaacttctagcttaagtggatccactagctaatcatcCTATCAGGgtacatagttaagggataaggagattgctactagaaacccgacatCTAATAACGGGATAGCTTCCATTTCATgagatttcttctagaaacccgacctatACTAATGGGAGAGCTTCCCTCTCAAtatcaatatcctctcggtgttaagcataaatcccacggagtagttattaagtcttgacttatcTCATAATCCATGGAAATGTGTCCTTGgacaaccaatccaagctaagttcattaggataactcttactctttgattaaattaattaggtgagaaagccttccaacctaagaatcctttctatgtgagaaaacctttcatatcTTGGTCTTATGTGTACATGATAAAATTCTTTCAATAACACATCatgatcatcatcatcattggtactttactctcaaagcaccctttaAACATTTGCATAAATTTCACAAGAAAATGCATATGTCCATAATTTACCTATTGAgattcaaaacccactttcaataaTCAATACTTAAAAAACATGGGTTAgaatggatttcatcataaattcatgtaaagctagcaatacatgcttaatttcataaaagtcttgctttatactcaaaatcccacatctcatgattcataacttgaaaactggggattacatgggttcatgggtaaatcatcataaaatcattatatttcatcaattaatgcataagagatcataattcaatcatttaaatcaataatgaaaagaacccatgacaattgaagaaaaccctaactcaattggggaatcgTACcctttgaaatagaggaatttgggaactctaTGGATGAAAGAAATCCattgatgaaaactatcataccttgaatccaaatgctacccttcaatggaggaattgcgatcttgacttgaaaccctaggttgaatccttcttcttcttcaagtttctagagagagaatatttgaagaGGAGATTTGATCTTCTTTTAGATTCTTGAGAGAATGGGTCTTAAATTGGGGAAATTTGATAGTAGAATGCTTATATAGGTCTCTAgatgaagggtaaaatgacgtagtatcgaatttaaataaatttgaaaagacaCAAATGACCCTGACTTATGACTAATATCACTACTCTCTGGGGCTCGCCAAAGGGCACTTGTCGACTCGCCAAATTAGCCCTAATCTCACGTAATTTTAAAGTATGCCGACCTAGGAGCTAGGCCCGTTAAGCAATGGGGGAGGAACTTTTGGAGACACGCTGAATGGAATGGCGAGCCCGACCTAGGCTTggctcgcctaaagttacatAATGAAGGACATCAGGGATTAATCCAAAAGGCAAGGAGGTTCCACTTGGCAGATCGCACCCTACTTCGCCTAGTCGGCTAAGGAAATGAATATTTTCCCTTTACTAAATCTGGGGTgctacattatctcccccttgagatcattcgtccttgaatgagattcaAACTGGCTCTAAAAGATTTAGGAgaggaactaacaacccaacctaCAATGTTACTTCATCCGAATGCATATAACCATGGAGGAACTATCGACTCCAATCTAAGATGATATCAAATCATCATAAGAGGGGTGAAACTAAGTCTCATAGCCAGTCATGCATGCAATGCaccatcaactccaagctaaacatacctaATGCATCATacggaagtaggaactacatttagcaacccaatatgcatgaaacttTAAAATcactcatgttcaaggaggaactaccttctccaagctaaaagAATACTCagcacaatctcatggagcctatatgcaattcattctcaaaaagcatatctaaagcatgttaaacaatttatctcatgaagtctataggcaactcattTTCAATGCCTAACAACataaggaaaatcaatcatgtaaacgcattttctttcaaaacactagtttttcatgaacatgaataacataaggaaatcatggaaacacatcaACCACATGGTTCAAAAACAAAGGACAAaccaagaggaactcattacctcaagctagaataggagcagaaggaaaaagatgaggatatcgggacatcatatcggcctcagcctcccaagtagcaccctcaactaattgattcctccacaacactttcaCGAAAgctacttccttatttctcaacttcttgacttgtcggtctaaaatctcaaccggaacttcttcatatgaaagattctccttaactcccaaaccttctaaggaaactatggatgtcggatcaccaacacatttcatTAACATAGAGACATCGAAAATTGGATGCGccgatgccaactcattaggcaaatctagttcataagcaaccttaccaacacgtctcaaaattttgatatgggcctacatactggagactaagcttccctttcttaccaaacctcattacacccttcatgggaaaaattttcaagtaaacccaatcatgaatATTAAACTCAAGATCCATTTTTCTCACATTGACATATGACTTTTGCTGACTTTGATTCGTTTTCAATTTTTCTCTAATAAGTTGAGCTTTGTCTATGACATCATATACCAACTCGGGACCTATTAGGGCAACTTAACCCACCTCAAACTACCCTATgagagatctacacctcctaccataaagggACTTAAATGGAGCCATATCAATGCtcgagtgataactattgttataagaaaactcaatcaatggcaaatgttcatcccaattacccttaaaatcaatcacacaagctcacAACATATATTcgaaagtttggatagtacgctttTCTTGCCCATCCATTTGGGGATGAAAggtcgtactaagcttaacgggagtaccaagacccttttggaatgacttccaaaactgagaagtcaattgggtaccacgatcagaaataatggacaaaggcactccatgcaactttaccatttctctcaCGTACATCTTGGCATAGTCCTTTGccaaataagaaaccttgacggtaAGGAAATGAGGcgattttgtcatccgatctactatcacccaaatcgaatcatgttgTCACTGGGTGCAAGGgaaaccaacaataaagtccatgttcaagtcttcccacttccaagtaggaatgctaatatcttgggacaaacctcttGATTTGTGATGCTCAACCTTTATTTGTTGgaaatttggacacttagccacaaatcccgcaatatcattcttcatttcattccaccaatagacctctcgaaagtcatgatacatcttggtggctcctgcGTGAATGGAATACCGCAAAGTATTGGCTTCTGTAAAGATTTGTTCCCTTAAGTCATCAACATTCGGAACACATAaatgaccttgatatctaagtacaccatctcccccttgggagaaagcctcaacgaaTTTCTTAAGCACtacttctttcaattcttccaaaattggatcaagacctttcttggctttcacatccTAGACAAAAGACGATTCAGAACCATTGTGAACTATAAAACCACCCTTGATGGTGTCTACTAATTGAACACCTAATCGAGCCAATCTTTGAACATCTCGAAcaaactctttattttcttcttcaatatgaggaacactacccatagataaccgactaagagcatccgttaccacattagcttttctggggtgataaagaacactcatatcataatccttcaataactcaagtcaccttctttggcgaagatttagatcttctttgattaaacacatattgcaaactcttgcgGTCGTAAACACATCTACTTGAACTCcgtacaaatagtgtctccaaatctttaaggcaaaaactaCCATTGCTAATTCAAGGTTGTGAGtcggataatttttctcattaatcttaagttgccttgaggaataggcaataactttcccattttgcataagcatgCACCCTAGCCAAATTCTctaggcatcacaataaaccacaaaatcATCAGTCCCTTCCGGTAAGGCCAACAGCAGAGCgaaagtaagtctatccttcaactcttgaaaacttttttCACATACTTCGGACCATATGAACtcagccttcttttgagtcaaaatcGTCAAAGGAGAGGCATACTTGAagagaaaccctcaacaaaccttctataataatcagctaaacccaagaaacttctcaTATCCAAAGGacttagaggtctaggccaactcttgaccacatccgtcttcttaggatctacctcaatacccttacttgaaacaatatgaccaaggaaagctatagatcttaaccaaaattcacattttctaaacttttcaaaaagttgttggtcctttaGAATTTGCAACatgatcctcaaatgatcaatatgctcattctcaccccttgaatatatcaatatatcatcaatgaacacaatcacaaacatgtcaaggcaTTGTCTAAACactttattcatcaaatccataaataccaccggagcattagtcaacacaAACGACATTattaaaaactcata
This genomic window contains:
- the LOC125855896 gene encoding pectin acetylesterase 11-like, with the protein product MYQPHPLDFLFVAQLGWSQPVKFGEFSLALHFQCIRYPLIFSIPSSRMTLESSSWRHDLKAFLLIVLLAILFGDVGYGLQINITVLDNATTQGAVCLDGSPPAYYFDKGFDTGLSNWIIFLDIFHIIYGGGWCESIPDCNNRSITEKGSSKNMKNQSQFAGILHSTPRQNPDFYNWNRVWVNYCDGPSFTGDVEHVDPENKLYFRGARLFKVAMVDLWRKGMQYAKNAILSGTSTGGLATILNCDKCKSFFPDNAVKVKFVANAGFFINANTIFGTPNIQNMYERVVNLHESAKRACTPTMEPSLCFFPENIIPYIETPLFIINSAYDAWHISNTLVPSNLDPQHAWEYCRDQISNCTSSQIINIQAFGAEFLNILKGLTPCYTRGYFITSWHTHARIVLGDYGFDATSPRILNKTIAEAIGDWYFDRTTFHQHIDLYPGARCCKRST